The Deinococcus humi genome contains a region encoding:
- a CDS encoding MDR family MFS transporter, whose protein sequence is MTTATTPRVFTQQEKTITLFGLMVVFLLSALDQTIVSTAMPRIIEQLKGLEYYAWVTTAYLLASTVMVPIYGKLSDLFGRKPILVIGIGLFLLGSVLCGMAGEPFMGNLFGGGMIQLIVFRALQGLGGAALFTSAFAIIADMFPPAERAKFGGLFGAVFGLSSVLGPVIGGFLTDHGSVSLLGYFIEGWRWVFYVNLPLGAVALFMILAKMPSLSHKATGRIDYLGAVLIVATTLPLLLALTWGGTTYPWDSARIVSLFAFSAVSLVLFILAERNNPDAILPLGLFRNRTFSISNLASFVINMAFIGIVMFLPLFMQTVQGVSATNSGLAMLPLMAGLMLSSITAGNLVARSGNYKPFLLGGTVILIAGVFFLTQISVGTTRLDLGWRMFIVGLGLGPAMSLFNIAIQNAVPMHQLGVATSSSQFFRQIGSTIGAAIFGTLLLNNLHTELPRYLPNVPGMENAAKNINLGEMRSSSGGDTGQQIKAALAQQYAQIERAFNGDAEATQALLKNPQLPEALKSTLKNGGVRAQVHQQLTAQANTVATTLSRGEAGRQALLGSGATPAPLKAQLRALPAAALATPQAAQVTAQRVQQGILSSEPQVAAQATTAALKQIRAGLDQQAATVAQQVSVGMKRGFTEAVKSMIGTSIWIILVGLILTTLLPVVPLRRHPQDVGTNEDAPAPSFSH, encoded by the coding sequence ATGACCACCGCCACCACCCCGCGCGTTTTTACCCAGCAGGAGAAAACCATCACCCTCTTTGGCCTGATGGTGGTGTTCCTGCTCAGCGCCCTGGACCAGACCATCGTCAGCACCGCCATGCCACGCATCATTGAGCAGCTCAAGGGGCTGGAATATTACGCCTGGGTCACCACGGCGTACCTGCTCGCCAGTACCGTCATGGTGCCCATCTACGGCAAACTGAGTGACCTTTTTGGCCGCAAGCCGATTCTGGTGATCGGCATCGGGCTATTCCTGTTGGGCTCGGTCCTCTGCGGGATGGCCGGCGAGCCCTTTATGGGCAACCTCTTCGGCGGCGGTATGATTCAGCTCATCGTGTTCCGCGCCCTCCAGGGCCTGGGCGGCGCCGCGCTCTTTACCAGCGCGTTCGCGATCATCGCCGACATGTTCCCGCCTGCAGAACGCGCGAAATTCGGCGGGCTGTTCGGGGCGGTCTTCGGCCTGTCCAGCGTTCTTGGGCCGGTCATTGGCGGCTTCCTCACCGACCACGGGAGCGTCAGCCTGCTGGGCTACTTCATCGAAGGCTGGCGCTGGGTCTTCTACGTGAACCTCCCCCTGGGCGCCGTCGCGCTCTTTATGATCCTGGCCAAGATGCCCAGCCTCAGCCACAAGGCAACGGGCAGGATCGACTACCTCGGCGCCGTCCTGATCGTGGCCACCACCCTTCCGCTGCTGCTCGCCCTCACCTGGGGCGGCACCACCTACCCCTGGGACAGCGCGCGCATCGTCAGCCTGTTCGCCTTCAGTGCCGTCAGCCTGGTGCTGTTCATCCTGGCCGAGCGCAACAACCCGGACGCCATCCTTCCACTGGGCCTTTTCCGGAACCGCACCTTCAGCATCTCCAACCTTGCCTCGTTCGTCATCAACATGGCCTTCATCGGGATCGTCATGTTCCTGCCACTGTTCATGCAGACCGTGCAGGGCGTCAGCGCCACCAACTCCGGCCTCGCGATGCTGCCCCTGATGGCGGGCCTGATGCTCTCCAGCATCACGGCGGGCAACCTGGTCGCCCGCAGCGGGAACTACAAGCCCTTCCTGCTCGGCGGGACCGTCATCCTGATCGCCGGCGTGTTCTTCCTGACCCAGATCAGCGTCGGCACCACGCGACTCGACCTGGGCTGGCGCATGTTCATCGTCGGTCTCGGTCTTGGTCCCGCCATGAGCCTGTTCAACATCGCCATCCAGAATGCCGTGCCCATGCACCAGCTGGGCGTGGCCACCAGCAGCAGTCAGTTCTTCCGGCAAATCGGGAGTACCATCGGCGCGGCCATCTTCGGAACGCTGCTGCTCAACAACCTGCACACGGAACTGCCCAGGTACCTCCCGAACGTACCCGGGATGGAAAACGCCGCGAAGAACATCAACCTCGGCGAGATGCGTTCCAGCAGCGGCGGCGACACCGGTCAGCAGATCAAAGCGGCCCTCGCCCAGCAGTACGCTCAGATCGAACGGGCCTTCAACGGTGACGCGGAGGCGACCCAGGCGCTTCTCAAGAACCCGCAGCTGCCCGAAGCGCTGAAATCCACCCTCAAGAATGGTGGCGTCCGCGCACAGGTTCACCAGCAACTCACCGCACAGGCCAACACGGTCGCCACCACCCTGAGCCGGGGCGAAGCTGGCCGTCAGGCCCTCCTGGGGAGCGGTGCGACACCCGCGCCACTCAAAGCTCAGCTCCGCGCCCTGCCTGCAGCGGCCCTCGCCACACCGCAAGCCGCTCAGGTGACGGCGCAGCGCGTCCAACAGGGCATTCTGTCGAGTGAACCCCAGGTGGCCGCACAGGCCACCACGGCGGCCCTCAAGCAGATCCGCGCAGGTCTTGACCAGCAGGCGGCGACCGTCGCACAGCAGGTCTCGGTCGGGATGAAGCGTGGCTTCACGGAGGCCGTCAAGAGCATGATCGGCACGAGCATTTGGATCATCCTCGTTGGCCTGATTCTGACAACCCTGCTGCCCGTGGTTCCGCTGCGCCGACATCCCCAGGACGTCGGCACGAACGAGGACGCTCCTGCTCCCTCCTTCAGCCACTAA
- a CDS encoding MarR family winged helix-turn-helix transcriptional regulator — protein MTTALPPTHDTEDVSRFLTVMWRFNRSLAQEIEPLLQQELDTDPRSFMLLKTIQSGLHYPKLVAQELMMPTTLVSRYLDDLSKRGLIERHIDEQDSRRIHLSLTPAGTALIHDIESTVHAQVSSRLTRLTPDQLRTLNEAMTALTPEGSPA, from the coding sequence ATGACGACTGCCCTTCCCCCCACCCACGACACCGAGGACGTCAGCCGCTTCCTCACCGTCATGTGGCGCTTCAACCGCTCGCTTGCCCAGGAAATCGAACCGCTGCTGCAACAGGAGCTCGACACCGATCCTCGCAGTTTCATGCTGCTCAAGACCATCCAAAGCGGCCTGCATTACCCGAAACTGGTCGCCCAGGAACTGATGATGCCCACCACCCTGGTCAGCCGCTATCTCGACGACCTCAGCAAACGCGGCCTGATCGAGCGGCACATTGACGAGCAAGACTCCAGGCGCATCCACCTGAGCCTGACCCCTGCTGGCACTGCCCTGATCCATGACATCGAGAGCACCGTTCACGCTCAAGTCAGTTCGCGCCTCACCCGTCTCACCCCAGATCAGCTGCGCACCCTCAACGAGGCCATGACCGCGCTGACCCCCGAAGGAAGTCCCGCATGA
- a CDS encoding DDE-type integrase/transposase/recombinase, with translation MPLGGDAGVPGGIWTLRHADVGGVTHWLWRAVDEHGVVLDVFLQAHWDTEAARSFFHRLLGEGRRAGGHSP, from the coding sequence ATGCCACTGGGAGGGGACGCCGGGGTTCCGGGTGGCATCTGGACGTTACGGCACGCGGATGTCGGAGGCGTCACCCACTGGTTGTGGCGAGCGGTCGATGAACACGGCGTCGTGCTGGACGTCTTCCTCCAGGCGCACTGGGATACCGAGGCCGCCAGGTCGTTTTTCCACCGTTTGCTGGGGGAGGGGCGACGTGCCGGTGGTCATTCACCCTGA
- a CDS encoding response regulator, protein MTRVLLVEDHFPDALLLMEWLEIVGAAWEVVYVETFVEATLSWEAEAFDALLLDLDIPDGFGLGLLTRALALVGDRPLVVLSGLADEDRAAQALEVGAWTYVVEGQAAVQELLVLLERSWRLEWS, encoded by the coding sequence GTGACGCGGGTGCTGCTGGTGGAGGATCATTTTCCAGATGCCCTGCTGCTCATGGAATGGCTCGAGATCGTGGGGGCCGCGTGGGAAGTGGTGTATGTGGAAACCTTCGTGGAGGCGACCCTGAGCTGGGAAGCGGAGGCCTTTGACGCGCTACTTCTGGACCTCGACATTCCGGACGGTTTCGGACTGGGCCTGCTGACACGGGCCCTGGCGCTGGTGGGAGACCGGCCGTTGGTGGTCCTGAGTGGGCTGGCTGATGAGGACAGAGCGGCGCAGGCCCTTGAAGTAGGTGCCTGGACTTACGTGGTGGAAGGGCAGGCGGCGGTGCAGGAACTCCTGGTTCTGCTCGAGAGGTCTTGGCGTCTGGAGTGGAGCTGA
- a CDS encoding ATP-binding protein → MPEQPAAATASPSALAEYLQDVTEALAAATTPADVFRVVLEPALQALNAVAGAVLLVNRAGDRLEIAATQGHEKDAQTIWQDGPLDGNVPAGDALKRHEPLFFEHQGDLTGAYPELEERTGAIAPVANAVLPMFLDEAALGTVVLDFKAPHHFTAAEIRFLRTLAGQCALALGRAQLTTDLQRRVQERTQQLEEQRAALDAFVAYKTAVGSESDALTLACQAVQVVRASLPHVSVAYYELDGDLWTARAWSDDLSPEIIAQITAGVPRDAPNYAEAARLQAPHFVDGWNAKAESLSSATAYGAAGFLPLFIGGELRVLFTVGTRQARAWQEREKALVQAVVRGLELTLERTEITRRLKEQNAELDARARALEGFADLTRDLSVEVDEPTLVGRAQELVMSLLTPGYALYYERRSGLWRNTVQTGELGRTPAEAGALQAVVDAGFPYDGPRSLVVPWTTRQPFYQDEYLRGGDTDAALVQHVSTVASLPVFVNGAIVGIICFVLFDARTWTGTDKAVMVTVVRSLGLALERARGMAELTRMSRFNELVLSSIGEGLTTIDKQGRSTLANPAALKMLGYTKADFLGRPQHPLIHHSYPDGSPFPMEACGIYAGFTGGQMHRANDEVFWRKDGSPFPVEYTSTPIVNEAGEIEGSVLVFRDITERQQAVETLKQANEDLRRSNAELEQFAYVASHDLQEPLRTVTSFSQLLALRYAGQIDEKGQNYIQFISEGTERMAQLLQDLLAFSRVASEAGAHQPVDMRGTLAQVVQDLDAQIERTGAQLEVGEMPVVRGDASQLRQLFQNLIANALKFSHPERTPVVRVEARQGDNMVQFSVQDNGIGIESEYFERIFTIFQRLHTRQRYEGSGIGLSIVRKIVERHGGQVWLESTPEVGTTFYFTLPAAQRSA, encoded by the coding sequence ATGCCCGAACAGCCCGCGGCGGCCACAGCGTCGCCCTCCGCCCTGGCGGAATACCTGCAGGACGTCACCGAGGCTCTCGCCGCCGCGACGACGCCGGCCGATGTGTTCAGGGTCGTACTTGAACCCGCCCTGCAAGCCCTGAACGCCGTTGCGGGCGCGGTACTCCTCGTGAACAGGGCAGGAGACCGTCTGGAGATCGCCGCCACCCAAGGTCACGAAAAGGACGCGCAGACCATCTGGCAGGATGGCCCCCTCGACGGGAACGTGCCCGCTGGGGACGCACTCAAGCGGCACGAGCCACTCTTTTTCGAGCATCAGGGGGACCTGACGGGCGCCTACCCTGAACTCGAAGAGCGAACGGGCGCGATTGCCCCTGTCGCCAATGCCGTCTTGCCCATGTTCCTGGATGAGGCGGCCCTGGGTACAGTCGTACTGGACTTCAAGGCGCCGCACCACTTCACCGCAGCCGAGATCCGTTTCCTGCGTACCCTGGCTGGGCAGTGCGCCCTTGCCCTGGGCCGCGCACAGCTCACCACCGACTTACAACGTCGGGTGCAGGAACGGACCCAGCAGCTTGAGGAGCAACGCGCCGCGCTCGACGCCTTCGTCGCGTACAAGACGGCAGTGGGCAGCGAGAGCGACGCGCTGACCCTCGCGTGCCAGGCCGTGCAGGTGGTGCGCGCCAGCCTGCCACACGTGAGCGTTGCGTACTACGAGCTGGACGGCGACCTGTGGACCGCGCGGGCGTGGTCTGACGATCTTTCCCCGGAGATCATCGCCCAGATCACGGCCGGAGTCCCCAGGGACGCGCCGAACTATGCTGAGGCAGCCCGCTTGCAGGCCCCGCACTTCGTGGACGGCTGGAACGCCAAGGCCGAGAGCCTGTCCAGCGCCACGGCCTACGGCGCCGCCGGGTTCCTGCCCCTGTTCATCGGCGGGGAGCTGCGCGTCCTGTTCACGGTGGGAACCCGTCAGGCCCGGGCGTGGCAGGAGCGCGAGAAGGCTCTGGTGCAGGCGGTGGTGCGCGGCCTGGAGCTCACGCTGGAGCGCACTGAGATCACCCGGCGCCTCAAGGAACAGAACGCGGAACTCGACGCCCGCGCCCGGGCGCTGGAGGGCTTCGCGGACCTCACCCGCGACCTGAGCGTGGAAGTGGACGAACCGACCCTGGTGGGGCGCGCGCAGGAACTGGTGATGTCGCTGCTGACCCCGGGCTACGCGCTGTACTACGAACGCCGCAGTGGGTTGTGGCGCAACACGGTGCAGACGGGCGAACTGGGCCGCACGCCCGCTGAAGCGGGGGCGTTGCAGGCGGTGGTGGACGCGGGTTTTCCGTACGACGGGCCACGCAGCCTGGTCGTGCCCTGGACGACCAGGCAACCCTTCTACCAGGACGAGTACCTGCGGGGCGGCGACACCGACGCGGCCCTCGTGCAGCACGTAAGCACCGTGGCTTCCCTACCGGTCTTCGTGAACGGTGCGATCGTGGGCATCATCTGCTTCGTCCTGTTCGACGCCCGGACCTGGACGGGCACCGACAAGGCCGTGATGGTCACCGTGGTGCGCAGCCTGGGCCTGGCCCTCGAGCGTGCACGGGGCATGGCGGAACTGACCCGGATGTCACGCTTCAACGAACTGGTGCTCAGCAGCATTGGGGAAGGCCTGACGACCATCGACAAGCAGGGCCGCAGCACGCTGGCGAATCCAGCTGCATTGAAGATGTTGGGGTACACGAAGGCAGACTTCCTGGGACGCCCTCAGCATCCCCTGATTCACCACTCGTATCCGGACGGTTCCCCCTTTCCCATGGAGGCCTGCGGGATCTACGCGGGGTTCACAGGCGGGCAGATGCACCGGGCGAATGACGAGGTGTTCTGGCGCAAGGACGGCTCCCCTTTCCCAGTGGAGTACACCAGCACTCCCATCGTGAACGAGGCGGGCGAGATCGAAGGCTCGGTGCTGGTCTTCCGGGACATCACCGAACGTCAGCAGGCCGTGGAGACCCTCAAACAGGCCAACGAGGACCTTCGCCGTTCCAATGCCGAGCTGGAACAGTTCGCGTACGTCGCCAGCCACGATCTGCAAGAACCCCTGCGGACGGTGACCAGCTTCTCGCAACTCCTGGCGCTCCGGTACGCCGGGCAGATCGACGAGAAGGGGCAGAACTACATTCAGTTCATAAGCGAGGGGACCGAGCGCATGGCGCAACTCCTCCAGGATCTGCTCGCGTTCTCGCGGGTGGCCAGCGAAGCGGGGGCCCACCAGCCTGTGGACATGAGGGGCACCCTCGCGCAGGTGGTGCAGGACCTGGACGCGCAGATCGAGCGGACCGGAGCGCAGCTCGAGGTCGGAGAGATGCCGGTCGTGCGAGGGGACGCGTCACAGCTGCGCCAGCTGTTCCAGAACCTGATTGCCAACGCCCTGAAGTTCAGCCACCCGGAGCGCACACCTGTGGTGCGGGTGGAAGCGCGGCAAGGGGACAACATGGTGCAGTTCAGCGTGCAGGACAACGGCATTGGGATTGAGTCAGAGTATTTCGAGCGCATCTTCACGATCTTCCAGCGCCTGCACACCCGGCAGAGGTACGAGGGGAGCGGCATCGGGCTGTCGATCGTCCGCAAGATCGTCGAGCGGCATGGCGGCCAGGTATGGCTGGAGAGCACGCCAGAGGTCGGCACAACCTTCTACTTCACGCTGCCCGCAGCGCAGCGCAGCGCGTGA